Proteins from a genomic interval of Erwinia sp. SLM-02:
- a CDS encoding EAL domain-containing protein produces the protein MQMSQEVLGQFRRKRLLIAAVVAALVLILTLTFRYVEEKNRIEQQSHGFANNAIQRFDRMFSPLDVAADNALTWVGTNCELIRFKLIEKLAVLQTVRSILLVDNDRIYCSSIFGPADLPFSSNYPELMAKNQRMQLAVDEHLLKGSPVLLLWTPRGEDQRAGVLQVINIELMTSYLLEPTLPWVERAILNVGNQSLEYGNPLIEPATPAEDQVSIVESSLRYPYSITLFGPSPSRLALMTVPSQLPLALLLSLLMGYIVWLATANRMSLSWQISYGITAREFMVYCQPLINAHSGQCDGIELLLRWHNQRQGWIPPDVFIPLAERQNLIAPLTRFVISEAVRHLPELPMRSSFHIAINVAASHFRERAIIDDLQRLWWPANPQPQLVVELTERDSLPVVDQRVVSHLHKVGVKLAIDDFGTGHSSLSYLKTLSPDVLKIDKVFTAAIGTDAINATVTDMVISLAQQLNIALVAEGVETAEQADYLRERGVDVLQGYYYARPMPLGDFPAWLANHKAFSPA, from the coding sequence ATGCAAATGTCCCAGGAAGTTTTAGGACAGTTTCGCCGCAAGCGATTACTTATCGCTGCGGTTGTTGCCGCACTGGTGCTCATTCTGACCTTAACCTTCAGGTATGTGGAAGAAAAGAACCGCATTGAGCAGCAATCGCACGGCTTCGCGAACAACGCCATTCAGCGTTTTGACCGCATGTTCTCCCCCCTGGATGTTGCCGCCGATAACGCCCTTACCTGGGTCGGCACCAACTGCGAACTTATCCGCTTTAAGCTGATTGAGAAGCTGGCCGTTCTGCAGACCGTCAGGTCGATTCTGCTGGTCGACAACGATCGTATCTACTGCTCAAGTATCTTCGGCCCTGCGGATCTCCCTTTCAGCAGCAACTACCCTGAACTGATGGCGAAAAATCAGCGGATGCAGCTGGCGGTGGATGAACATTTGCTTAAGGGTTCACCGGTTCTGCTGCTGTGGACACCGCGTGGCGAGGACCAGCGGGCAGGCGTGTTACAGGTTATTAATATCGAGCTGATGACCAGCTATCTGCTGGAACCCACGCTGCCCTGGGTCGAACGGGCAATTCTGAACGTCGGCAATCAGAGCCTCGAGTACGGCAATCCGCTGATTGAGCCGGCCACCCCCGCTGAAGACCAGGTCAGCATCGTCGAATCGTCGCTGCGTTATCCTTATTCGATTACCCTGTTCGGCCCCTCGCCCTCGCGGCTGGCGCTGATGACGGTGCCCTCGCAGCTGCCGCTGGCGCTGCTGCTGAGCCTGCTGATGGGCTATATCGTCTGGCTGGCGACCGCCAACCGCATGAGCCTGTCCTGGCAGATCAGCTACGGCATTACCGCGCGGGAATTCATGGTCTACTGTCAGCCGTTAATCAATGCCCATAGCGGCCAGTGCGACGGGATTGAGCTGCTGCTTCGCTGGCACAATCAGCGGCAGGGCTGGATCCCGCCGGACGTCTTTATCCCGCTGGCCGAGCGCCAGAACCTGATCGCCCCGCTGACCCGCTTTGTCATCAGTGAAGCGGTCAGACATTTGCCCGAGCTGCCGATGCGCTCCTCGTTTCACATTGCCATCAACGTCGCGGCCAGCCATTTCCGCGAGCGGGCGATCATAGACGACCTGCAGCGCCTCTGGTGGCCGGCAAACCCACAGCCGCAGCTGGTTGTGGAGCTGACCGAGCGGGATTCGCTGCCGGTGGTCGATCAGCGGGTGGTGTCTCATCTGCATAAGGTCGGGGTTAAACTGGCGATTGATGATTTCGGTACCGGGCACAGTTCGCTCTCCTACCTCAAGACGCTCAGCCCCGACGTGCTGAAAATTGACAAAGTCTTTACCGCCGCGATTGGTACAGACGCGATTAACGCCACGGTGACCGATATGGTGATTTCACTGGCGCAGCAGTTGAATATCGCGCTGGTTGCGGAAGGTGTTGAAACGGCAGAACAGGCGGACTATCTGCGCGAGCGCGGCGTGGATGTGCTGCAGGGCTATTACTATGCGCGTCCGATGCCGCTGGGGGATTTCCCGGCCTGGCTGGCAAACCATAAGGCCTTCTCCCCGGCATAA
- a CDS encoding TerC family protein has product MEFLLDPSIWAGLLTLVVLEIVLGIDNLVFIAILADKLPPKQRDKARLIGLSLALIMRLGLLSLISWIVTLTRPLFSIGEFSFSGRDLILLFGGLFLLFKATMELHERLENREHNDGANRGYASFWAVVVQIVILDAVFSLDAVITAVGMVNNLAVMMTAVVIAMGVMLLASKPLTNFVNAHPTVVVLCLSFLLMIGLSLVAEGFGFHIPKGYLYAAIGFSILIELFNQIARHNFMRHQARRPMRERTAEAIQRLMGGRRRSENSGSESSEVATIMPQEAFKDEERYMINGVLTLASRSIRSIMTPRGDISWVDIERPLEEIRMQLLDTPHSLFPVCRGELDEIVGVVRAKELLVALDHGVDVATFAAATPPIIIPETLDPINLLSVLRRAKGSFVVVTSEFGVVQGLVTPLDVLEAIAGEFPDEDETPDIIADGDGWLVKGGTDLHSLQQLFDTQELVRPEDDHASLAGLLIAQKGQLPKAGEVFDMPPLRFQIIEATDYRIDLVRVTRERDAHDEEES; this is encoded by the coding sequence ATGGAATTTCTTTTAGACCCCTCAATCTGGGCGGGTCTGCTCACGCTGGTTGTTCTTGAAATCGTACTCGGCATTGATAACCTGGTCTTTATTGCGATCCTGGCTGACAAACTGCCGCCTAAACAGCGTGATAAAGCGCGTCTGATCGGGCTTTCGCTGGCGCTGATTATGCGTCTGGGCCTGCTGTCGCTTATCTCGTGGATAGTCACGCTGACGCGTCCGCTGTTCAGCATCGGCGAGTTTAGCTTCTCCGGGAGGGATTTGATCCTGCTGTTCGGGGGACTGTTCCTGCTGTTCAAGGCCACGATGGAGCTGCATGAGCGGCTGGAAAACCGCGAGCATAATGACGGTGCAAACCGGGGATACGCCAGTTTCTGGGCGGTGGTGGTACAGATCGTTATTCTTGATGCCGTCTTCTCCCTTGATGCGGTGATTACCGCCGTGGGTATGGTGAATAACCTGGCGGTCATGATGACGGCGGTGGTTATCGCCATGGGCGTGATGCTGCTGGCATCCAAACCGTTAACCAACTTCGTTAACGCGCATCCCACCGTTGTGGTGCTGTGCCTGAGCTTCCTGTTGATGATTGGTCTCAGCCTGGTGGCGGAAGGCTTCGGTTTCCACATTCCGAAAGGCTATCTGTACGCGGCGATTGGCTTCTCCATTCTGATTGAGCTGTTTAACCAGATTGCCCGCCATAACTTTATGCGGCATCAGGCCAGAAGGCCGATGCGCGAACGCACCGCAGAGGCGATTCAGCGTCTGATGGGTGGCCGCCGCCGCAGCGAGAATAGCGGAAGCGAAAGCAGTGAGGTGGCCACCATCATGCCGCAGGAAGCCTTTAAGGACGAAGAACGCTACATGATTAACGGCGTTCTGACCCTGGCTTCCCGATCGATTCGCAGCATCATGACGCCGCGCGGTGATATCTCCTGGGTGGATATTGAACGCCCGCTGGAAGAGATCCGCATGCAGCTGCTGGATACGCCGCACAGCCTGTTCCCGGTGTGTCGCGGCGAGCTGGACGAGATAGTCGGCGTGGTCAGGGCAAAAGAACTGCTGGTGGCGCTGGATCACGGTGTGGATGTCGCGACATTTGCTGCCGCCACGCCGCCGATCATCATTCCGGAGACGCTGGACCCGATCAATCTGCTGAGCGTGCTGCGCCGCGCCAAAGGCAGCTTTGTGGTCGTCACCAGCGAGTTTGGTGTGGTCCAGGGACTGGTCACCCCGCTTGACGTACTGGAAGCGATTGCCGGTGAATTCCCGGATGAGGATGAAACCCCGGATATTATCGCCGACGGTGACGGCTGGCTGGTTAAGGGCGGCACCGACCTGCACTCACTGCAGCAGCTCTTTGATACGCAGGAGCTGGTTCGTCCGGAAGATGACCACGCCTCTCTGGCGGGTCTGCTGATTGCCCAGAAGGGGCAGTTGCCTAAAGCCGGTGAGGTCTTCGATATGCCACCGCTGCGCTTCCAGATTATTGAAGCGACGGACTACCGCATTGACCTGGTGCGCGTCACCCGTGAACGTGACGCGCACGACGAAGAAGAAAGCTAA
- the tsaB gene encoding tRNA (adenosine(37)-N6)-threonylcarbamoyltransferase complex dimerization subunit type 1 TsaB, with protein MSTRILAIDTATEACSVALLNNQQRLAHFELCPREHTQRILPMVQEILQQGGVALKALDALAFGRGPGSFTGVRIGIGIAQGLALGAELPLIGVSTLKTMAQGAFRVGGASRVLAAIDARMGEVYWAEYQRDEQGIWHGEESEAVLSPQAASERMAALSGEWTCVGTGWKAWPELAENSQLVLTASEVELPAAEDMLILASQALAAGETVAPEQAEPTYLRNEVTWKKLPGRE; from the coding sequence ATGTCCACGCGAATTTTAGCCATTGATACGGCCACGGAAGCCTGCTCGGTAGCCCTGCTGAATAACCAGCAGCGGCTGGCACACTTTGAACTCTGCCCGCGGGAACATACCCAGCGCATTCTCCCCATGGTGCAGGAAATCCTGCAGCAGGGCGGCGTGGCGCTGAAGGCGCTGGATGCCCTGGCCTTTGGTCGCGGCCCGGGGAGTTTCACCGGCGTTCGCATCGGCATTGGCATTGCGCAGGGGCTGGCGCTTGGCGCAGAGCTGCCGCTGATTGGCGTTTCCACGCTGAAAACGATGGCGCAGGGCGCTTTCCGCGTGGGCGGAGCTTCACGCGTGCTGGCGGCGATTGATGCCCGCATGGGCGAAGTCTACTGGGCTGAATATCAGCGCGATGAACAGGGTATCTGGCACGGTGAAGAGAGCGAAGCCGTACTCAGCCCCCAGGCGGCGAGTGAGCGTATGGCCGCTTTAAGCGGTGAGTGGACCTGCGTGGGCACCGGCTGGAAAGCCTGGCCGGAGCTGGCTGAAAACAGCCAGCTGGTATTAACGGCCAGTGAGGTGGAATTACCTGCCGCCGAAGATATGCTGATCCTTGCCTCACAGGCGCTGGCAGCCGGTGAAACCGTTGCGCCGGAGCAGGCAGAACCCACGTATTTACGTAATGAAGTAACCTGGAAAAAATTACCGGGCCGCGAGTGA
- a CDS encoding Slp family lipoprotein, which translates to MRKSRLWQLSGLLLTSFLLAGCVTVPDSVKGTSPTPQQDLVRVLNAPQLYVGQESRFGGKVISVTNKNGMTRLEIAAMRLDDSARPILGSATIGRVFADINGFVDPINFNDQMVTVVGPISGVEKGKIGEANYNFVVVRVSGYQRWHKIQQMVAAPQPIDPWIWYGPGYGRRHGGYWGPPPWGYYAPAPAQVQTILTE; encoded by the coding sequence ATGCGTAAATCTCGTTTATGGCAGTTGAGTGGTTTGTTATTAACGTCTTTCCTGCTTGCAGGCTGTGTCACCGTGCCTGACTCAGTGAAGGGCACGTCGCCGACGCCGCAGCAGGATCTGGTGCGGGTGCTTAATGCGCCACAGCTCTATGTCGGGCAGGAGTCGCGCTTCGGCGGTAAAGTGATTAGCGTCACTAACAAGAATGGCATGACGCGTCTTGAGATTGCCGCCATGCGGCTGGATGACTCGGCACGACCGATCCTCGGATCGGCGACGATTGGTCGCGTGTTCGCCGATATCAACGGCTTTGTTGATCCCATTAACTTCAATGACCAGATGGTGACCGTTGTCGGGCCAATCTCGGGAGTTGAAAAGGGTAAAATTGGTGAGGCAAACTATAACTTTGTTGTCGTAAGAGTCTCCGGCTATCAGCGCTGGCATAAGATCCAGCAGATGGTCGCGGCGCCACAGCCGATTGACCCGTGGATCTGGTATGGACCGGGCTATGGTCGTCGTCATGGCGGCTACTGGGGTCCGCCGCCGTGGGGTTACTACGCACCGGCTCCGGCGCAGGTTCAGACTATCCTGACTGAATAG
- the pabB gene encoding aminodeoxychorismate synthase component 1 — protein MLPVRHSLKYTPDAVEHQFAALAHLPWAMLLHSGFADHSDNRFDILVADPRCTLTTRGEQTEIAENGAVRHSADDPLSLLAAQLDNAAMVAAPRDDLPFQGGALGLFGYDLGRRFETLPAFADAQLTTPDMAVGIYDWALIADHHLRRLTLVVWGDVEQRLGWLEAQRPAATEPFRLTHGWQANMTREEYGEKFRQVQQWLLSGDCYQVNLAQRFQARYQGSEWQAFTRLCRANRAPFSAFIRLPDSAILSLSPERFIRLQDGDIQTRPIKGTLPRLADEQADRQQAARLARSPKDRSENLMIVDLLRNDIGRVAVPGSVRVPELFVVEPFPAVHHLVSTITARLKPGLSACDVLRASFPGGSITGAPKVRAMEIIEELEPQRRNAWCGSIGYLSACGNMDTSITIRTLIAEQGNLYCAAGGGIVADSDEAAEYQETFDKVNRILPCLQEPLDEQQ, from the coding sequence ATGCTGCCTGTTAGACATTCACTGAAGTATACGCCGGATGCGGTCGAGCATCAGTTTGCCGCTCTGGCGCATTTGCCGTGGGCGATGCTGCTGCATTCCGGCTTCGCGGATCACAGCGACAATCGCTTTGATATTCTGGTGGCGGATCCGCGCTGTACGCTGACAACTCGCGGGGAGCAGACCGAAATTGCTGAAAACGGAGCGGTCCGGCATTCCGCGGACGATCCGCTCAGCCTGCTGGCCGCGCAGTTGGATAATGCTGCCATGGTCGCCGCGCCGCGTGACGATTTGCCGTTTCAGGGCGGAGCGCTCGGGCTTTTTGGCTACGATCTTGGCCGCCGGTTTGAAACGCTGCCCGCCTTCGCCGATGCGCAGTTAACCACTCCGGATATGGCCGTCGGGATTTATGACTGGGCGCTGATCGCCGATCATCATCTGCGCCGGCTTACGCTGGTCGTCTGGGGCGATGTTGAACAGCGACTCGGCTGGCTGGAGGCACAGCGCCCGGCAGCCACTGAGCCGTTCCGCCTGACCCACGGCTGGCAGGCCAACATGACGCGTGAGGAATACGGCGAGAAGTTTCGCCAGGTGCAGCAGTGGTTGCTCTCCGGGGACTGTTACCAGGTGAATCTGGCTCAGCGCTTTCAGGCCCGCTATCAGGGCAGCGAATGGCAGGCCTTCACTCGCCTTTGCCGCGCTAACCGCGCGCCGTTCAGCGCCTTTATCCGTCTGCCCGACAGCGCCATTTTAAGCCTGTCACCGGAGCGTTTTATCCGGCTGCAGGACGGTGATATTCAGACACGCCCGATCAAAGGCACGCTGCCGCGCCTGGCCGACGAGCAGGCCGATCGTCAACAGGCCGCCCGGCTGGCCCGTTCCCCTAAGGATCGCAGCGAAAATCTGATGATCGTCGACTTACTGCGCAATGACATCGGTCGCGTTGCCGTGCCGGGTAGTGTCCGCGTACCCGAACTGTTTGTGGTGGAGCCGTTCCCGGCGGTGCATCACCTCGTCAGTACCATTACCGCGCGGCTGAAGCCGGGTCTGTCAGCGTGCGATGTGCTGCGCGCCAGCTTCCCCGGCGGCTCGATTACCGGCGCGCCGAAAGTGCGCGCCATGGAAATTATCGAAGAGCTGGAGCCACAGCGACGCAACGCCTGGTGCGGCAGCATTGGCTACCTCAGTGCCTGCGGCAACATGGACACCAGCATTACTATCCGCACGCTGATTGCCGAACAGGGCAACCTGTACTGCGCAGCCGGGGGCGGCATTGTGGCAGACAGCGACGAAGCTGCGGAGTATCAGGAAACGTTCGATAAGGTGAACCGCATTTTACCCTGCCTGCAGGAGCCGCTTGATGAGCAGCAGTAA
- a CDS encoding L-serine ammonia-lyase, with protein MISVFDMFKIGIGPSSSHTVGPMKAGKQFVDDLVASRQLSSVTRIAVDVYGSLSLTGKGHHTDIAIIMGLSGASPESVDIDSIPAFIRDVEDRQRLLLANGAHEVDFPREGGMVFRSDNLSLHENGMSIHAFAGDLKIYSKTYYSVGGGFIVDEESFGKSTLNEIAVPYPFNSAKEMLNHCQQTGLSLSGMVLKNELAIHSRADIERYFSDIWQTMRDCIDRGLNTEGVLPGPLRVPRRASALRRLLVSSDKLSSDPMNVIDWVNMYALAVNEENAAGGRVVTAPTNGACGIVPAVLAYYDHFIESVSPDIFTRYFMAAGAIGILYKMNASISGAEVGCQGEVGVACSMAAAGLAELLGASPEQVCVAAEIGMEHNLGLTCDPVAGQVQVPCIERNAIASVKAINSARMAMRRTSEARVSLDKVIETMYETGKDMNAKYRETSRGGLAIKVQCD; from the coding sequence GTGATTAGCGTTTTCGACATGTTTAAGATCGGCATCGGCCCGTCGAGTTCTCATACGGTTGGTCCAATGAAAGCCGGCAAACAGTTTGTCGACGATCTGGTGGCCAGCCGCCAGCTCTCCTCCGTGACGCGTATTGCGGTGGACGTTTACGGCTCGCTGTCGCTGACCGGTAAAGGCCACCACACCGATATCGCCATTATTATGGGCCTGTCGGGTGCCTCACCGGAAAGCGTGGATATCGACAGCATTCCGGCGTTTATCCGTGACGTGGAAGATCGCCAGCGCCTGCTGTTGGCGAACGGCGCGCACGAAGTCGACTTCCCGCGCGAAGGCGGCATGGTGTTCCGCAGCGATAACCTGTCGCTGCACGAAAACGGCATGAGTATTCATGCGTTCGCCGGCGATTTGAAAATCTACAGCAAAACCTACTACTCGGTGGGCGGCGGTTTTATCGTCGATGAAGAGAGCTTTGGTAAAAGCACGCTGAATGAAATTGCGGTGCCCTATCCGTTTAACTCGGCGAAGGAAATGCTGAACCACTGCCAGCAGACCGGCCTTTCCCTGTCGGGGATGGTGCTGAAAAACGAGCTGGCGATCCACTCCCGCGCGGATATCGAACGTTACTTCTCCGACATCTGGCAGACCATGCGCGACTGCATCGATCGCGGCCTGAATACCGAGGGCGTGCTGCCCGGCCCACTGCGCGTGCCGCGCCGCGCTTCCGCGCTGCGTCGCCTGCTGGTGTCGTCGGATAAGCTTTCCAGCGACCCGATGAACGTCATCGACTGGGTGAACATGTACGCCCTGGCGGTAAACGAAGAGAACGCCGCCGGTGGCCGCGTGGTGACGGCACCCACCAACGGTGCCTGCGGTATCGTGCCGGCGGTGCTGGCCTACTACGACCACTTTATTGAATCGGTCAGCCCGGATATCTTCACCCGCTACTTTATGGCGGCCGGGGCAATCGGCATCCTCTACAAAATGAACGCCTCGATTTCCGGTGCGGAAGTTGGCTGTCAGGGTGAAGTGGGCGTTGCCTGCTCCATGGCGGCGGCCGGTCTGGCTGAACTGCTGGGCGCCAGCCCGGAACAGGTCTGCGTGGCGGCGGAGATCGGTATGGAGCACAATCTCGGCCTGACCTGCGACCCGGTAGCCGGACAGGTACAGGTGCCGTGCATTGAGCGTAACGCCATCGCCTCGGTAAAAGCGATCAACTCTGCCCGCATGGCGATGCGTCGCACCAGCGAAGCGCGCGTCTCGCTGGATAAGGTGATTGAAACCATGTACGAAACCGGCAAGGACATGAACGCCAAGTACCGTGAGACTTCTCGCGGTGGTCTGGCAATAAAAGTTCAGTGTGATTAA
- a CDS encoding YoaH family protein, translated as MFTGLPALSHEQQQQAVERIHQLMSEGLTSGQAIAMVAEEIRSTHTGGHVAVMFDDEDDDDDRADGQDDEDEEDEDDY; from the coding sequence ATGTTTACAGGATTACCCGCGCTGTCACATGAACAGCAACAGCAGGCCGTAGAACGCATTCATCAGCTGATGTCCGAAGGTTTAACCAGCGGCCAGGCCATTGCGATGGTGGCGGAGGAGATCCGCAGCACGCATACCGGCGGCCACGTTGCAGTGATGTTTGATGATGAAGATGACGACGACGATCGCGCCGATGGTCAGGATGATGAAGACGAAGAAGACGAAGACGATTACTGA
- a CDS encoding CoA pyrophosphatase, giving the protein MSSSNLPLQRFLSRFILQPPPVENVTLPRRQAAVLVPIVAHPCPTLLLTRRAATLRKHAGQVAFPGGMRDAEDESLVVTALREAQEEVAIPPEAVAVIGVLPPVTSSTGFQVTPVVGIIQPGLRWQPNEGEVESVFEMPLDEALRLGRYTPLDVHRGGLHHRVWLSWFDDYFIWGMTAGIIRRLSLQVEKSAQNG; this is encoded by the coding sequence ATGAGCAGCAGTAACCTCCCCCTGCAACGCTTTTTATCGCGCTTTATTCTGCAGCCGCCGCCGGTTGAAAATGTAACGCTGCCACGTCGTCAGGCGGCGGTACTGGTTCCCATCGTTGCACATCCCTGCCCCACGCTGCTGTTGACGCGGCGTGCGGCCACGCTGCGTAAGCATGCCGGTCAGGTTGCCTTTCCCGGCGGCATGCGCGATGCCGAAGATGAGTCGCTGGTGGTCACCGCACTGCGCGAAGCTCAGGAAGAGGTGGCTATCCCGCCCGAGGCCGTGGCGGTAATTGGCGTGCTGCCGCCTGTCACCAGCAGCACCGGCTTTCAGGTGACGCCGGTGGTGGGCATTATTCAGCCGGGGCTGCGCTGGCAGCCTAATGAGGGAGAGGTTGAGTCGGTGTTCGAAATGCCGCTGGACGAGGCGCTGCGCCTGGGTCGCTACACGCCGCTGGACGTGCATCGCGGCGGGCTGCACCACCGCGTCTGGCTCTCCTGGTTTGATGACTATTTTATCTGGGGGATGACCGCCGGTATTATTCGCCGCCTGAGCCTTCAGGTGGAAAAATCCGCGCAAAACGGCTAA
- a CDS encoding ATP-dependent DNA helicase — MADDFAADGALAQAIPGFKPREPQRVMAAAVAKAIDMRGELVVEAGTGTGKTYAYLAPALRSGKKVIVSTGSKALQDQLYSRDLPTVAKALKFKGTLALLKGRSNYLCLERLEQQSMAGGELAVQAMSDLVHLRGWSSETVDGDISTCGGVAEDSTIWPLVTSTNDNCLGSDCPQYKDCFVVRARRKAMDADVVVVNHHLFLADMVVKESGFAELIPEADVMIFDEAHQVPDIASQYFGQQLSSRQLLDLAKDITIAYRTEIRDVQQLQKSADRLAQSAQDFRLALGDPGFRGNLRELLSDPHVQRALLLLDDALELCYDVAKLSLGRSALLDAAFERAALYRGRLKRLKDVSQPGFSYWYECNSRHFILALTPLSVSDRFREVMEERPASWIFTSATLAVNEQVTHFVERLGVERAETLILDSPFDYSRQALLCVPRNLPSPNQPGGARQLARMLRPLIEANNGRCFFLCTSHQVMRDLAAEFRASLTLPVLLQGETSKGQLLKQFIAAGNALLVATSSFWEGVDVRGDALSLVIIDKLPFTSPDDPLLKARMEDCKLRGGDPFDQVQLPDAVITLKQGVGRLIRDVDDRGVLVICDNRLVMRPYGAVFLNSLPPTPRTRDIARAAAFLKP; from the coding sequence GTGGCAGACGATTTTGCAGCGGACGGCGCTCTGGCGCAGGCGATCCCCGGTTTTAAACCGCGTGAACCCCAGCGGGTAATGGCTGCGGCGGTGGCGAAAGCTATCGACATGCGCGGCGAACTGGTCGTGGAAGCCGGTACCGGCACCGGGAAAACCTACGCCTATCTCGCTCCCGCGCTCCGCTCCGGGAAAAAAGTCATTGTTTCCACCGGTTCGAAAGCCCTGCAGGATCAGCTCTACAGCCGCGATCTGCCCACGGTGGCAAAGGCGCTCAAGTTTAAAGGCACGCTGGCGCTGCTTAAGGGGCGTTCTAACTATCTGTGCCTCGAACGACTGGAGCAACAGTCAATGGCCGGAGGGGAACTGGCCGTGCAGGCCATGAGCGATCTGGTGCATCTGCGCGGCTGGTCAAGTGAAACCGTTGACGGGGATATCAGTACCTGCGGCGGCGTGGCGGAAGACAGCACCATCTGGCCGCTGGTCACCAGTACCAACGACAACTGTCTGGGCAGCGACTGCCCACAGTATAAAGACTGCTTTGTGGTCAGGGCGCGACGTAAAGCGATGGATGCCGACGTGGTGGTGGTCAATCATCACCTCTTTCTGGCCGATATGGTGGTGAAAGAGAGCGGTTTCGCCGAGCTGATCCCGGAAGCCGACGTGATGATTTTCGATGAGGCGCATCAGGTACCGGATATTGCCAGCCAGTATTTTGGCCAGCAGCTCTCCAGCCGCCAGCTGCTCGATCTGGCTAAAGACATCACTATTGCCTATCGCACCGAAATTCGCGACGTACAGCAGCTGCAGAAATCCGCCGACCGGCTGGCGCAGAGCGCGCAGGATTTCCGGCTGGCGCTGGGCGATCCCGGTTTTCGCGGCAATCTGCGCGAGCTGCTGAGCGATCCCCACGTGCAGCGCGCGCTGCTGTTGCTCGATGATGCGCTGGAGCTGTGTTACGACGTGGCCAAACTGTCGCTGGGGCGCTCGGCGCTGCTGGACGCGGCGTTTGAGCGCGCCGCGCTCTATCGCGGCAGGCTGAAGCGCCTCAAGGACGTTTCGCAGCCGGGGTTCAGCTACTGGTACGAGTGCAACTCCCGCCACTTTATTCTGGCGCTGACGCCGCTTTCCGTCTCTGACCGCTTCCGTGAAGTGATGGAAGAGCGGCCGGCCAGCTGGATCTTTACCTCGGCCACGCTGGCCGTTAACGAGCAGGTTACCCACTTCGTTGAGCGGCTGGGCGTTGAAAGGGCGGAAACGCTGATCCTCGACAGCCCGTTTGACTATTCCCGCCAGGCGCTGCTGTGCGTGCCGCGCAATCTGCCGTCGCCTAATCAGCCGGGCGGCGCGCGCCAGCTGGCACGGATGCTGCGGCCGCTGATCGAAGCCAACAACGGGCGCTGCTTCTTCCTTTGTACCTCACATCAGGTGATGCGCGATCTGGCCGCCGAGTTCCGCGCCTCGCTGACCCTGCCGGTGCTGCTGCAGGGGGAAACCAGCAAGGGCCAGCTGCTGAAGCAGTTTATTGCCGCCGGCAATGCGCTGCTGGTGGCCACCAGCAGCTTCTGGGAAGGGGTGGACGTTCGGGGTGATGCACTGTCGCTGGTGATTATCGATAAGCTGCCGTTTACCTCGCCTGACGATCCCTTACTCAAAGCCAGGATGGAAGACTGCAAGCTGCGCGGCGGCGATCCCTTCGATCAGGTGCAGCTTCCGGATGCGGTTATCACCCTCAAACAGGGCGTTGGCCGCCTGATCCGCGACGTTGACGATCGCGGCGTGCTGGTGATTTGCGATAACAGACTGGTGATGCGGCCCTACGGCGCGGTGTTTCTTAACAGTTTGCCACCCACGCCGCGCACGCGAGATATTGCCCGTGCGGCGGCATTTCTCAAGCCATAA
- a CDS encoding RidA family protein, whose product MTIERIDPEHRMSEAVIHNDVVYYTSVPENLDEDAEAQTANALAVIDRLLTRVGSDKSRILDATIFLVNKEDFAAMNRAWDAWVSPGNAPVRCTVHAGLMNPKYLVEIKVVAAK is encoded by the coding sequence ATGACCATTGAACGTATCGATCCGGAACACCGCATGTCCGAAGCCGTCATTCATAATGATGTCGTCTATTACACCAGCGTGCCGGAAAACCTGGATGAAGATGCTGAAGCACAGACGGCAAATGCGCTGGCGGTGATCGATCGCCTGCTGACGCGCGTGGGTTCGGATAAGAGCCGCATCCTCGATGCCACCATTTTTCTGGTGAATAAGGAAGATTTTGCCGCAATGAACCGCGCCTGGGATGCGTGGGTGTCGCCGGGTAACGCACCGGTACGCTGTACCGTTCACGCCGGGCTGATGAACCCTAAATATCTGGTTGAAATCAAAGTCGTGGCAGCAAAATAA